From the Candidatus Bathyarchaeota archaeon genome, one window contains:
- a CDS encoding DNA primase large subunit PriL translates to MSQETQSFTPNDIAKYPFLKETAAYLQLIGLDIDELDSPELSGILNRAKERLENAVLYVWTGERVANDLEIPSFPVAIILALATKNSFIKKRYALAEAKEAFSALQHESNQRLIAIAKDFDWDIQLNKDPEIALDFVIGVADYLRNITHLRDENWKLVNRLLTNGKVYLPQHDIARLLQEEIQRRIEKRLETKELPDFPPKITQIAEYITDLAKEKIGESEMDGFPKIVSQSAFPPCIVALQDAATNGRHLSHIGRFALTSFLVTIGMPSEKVAEVFKTFSDYNARLTLYQVEHIAGERGSGTKYTPPSCSTLKTHGVCTNPDQLCQHIRHPLVYYKRKQPKPA, encoded by the coding sequence ATGTCGCAAGAAACTCAAAGTTTCACTCCCAACGACATAGCCAAATACCCTTTTTTAAAAGAAACTGCTGCGTACCTGCAACTTATCGGTTTAGACATTGACGAGTTAGACAGCCCCGAACTGAGCGGTATCCTTAACCGCGCCAAGGAAAGGCTGGAAAACGCGGTTTTGTACGTGTGGACAGGCGAACGCGTAGCAAATGATTTGGAAATTCCCTCTTTTCCTGTGGCAATTATCTTGGCTTTGGCAACCAAGAACTCTTTCATCAAGAAACGTTACGCGCTGGCGGAGGCTAAGGAAGCTTTTAGCGCACTACAACACGAATCAAACCAGCGCCTCATAGCCATAGCAAAAGATTTCGACTGGGACATACAACTAAACAAAGACCCCGAAATTGCCTTGGATTTTGTGATTGGGGTTGCTGATTACCTGCGAAACATCACTCATTTGCGCGACGAAAACTGGAAACTCGTCAACCGCCTCTTAACAAACGGCAAAGTTTACCTGCCCCAACACGACATAGCCCGCCTGCTGCAAGAAGAAATCCAAAGACGCATCGAAAAACGCTTAGAAACCAAAGAACTCCCAGATTTCCCACCTAAAATCACCCAAATCGCCGAGTACATAACCGACTTAGCAAAAGAAAAAATCGGCGAATCCGAAATGGACGGCTTCCCCAAAATCGTCTCCCAATCCGCTTTTCCCCCCTGCATAGTTGCCTTGCAAGACGCCGCCACAAATGGACGCCACCTCTCCCACATAGGCAGATTCGCCCTAACCTCCTTTCTTGTAACCATCGGCATGCCTTCCGAAAAAGTCGCCGAAGTCTTCAAAACCTTCTCTGACTACAACGCCCGCCTAACCCTCTACCAAGTTGAACACATAGCTGGTGAACGCGGCTCAGGAACCAAATACACCCCCCCAAGCTGCTCCACCCTAAAAACCCACGGCGTCTGCACCAACCCCGACCAACTCTGCCAACACATACGCCACCCCCTAGTCTACTACAAACGAAAACAACCCAAACCTGCCTAA
- the pcn gene encoding proliferating cell nuclear antigen (pcna), protein MFKLKVSDAKLLKDMANAISILVDEATFKIETDGLKLRAMDPSRVAMIDFEWPKSIFEEYDCSESSAMCINISELLKLLKRASKDEAVELSLDDKTGRLQVKITGKYTRKFNMPTLEASEEEVPTPKITFNVVAKTTTQGLSQAIDDAGLVSDHVRFEADPEKLVLSASGDLMGATITLQKGNDALLDLDVKEESKATFSLSYLSEIIKAASATSDIATLEFSSDMPVRIDFQQTIEGKLTFFLAPRIETE, encoded by the coding sequence ATGTTTAAGCTCAAAGTATCCGACGCCAAACTTCTAAAAGACATGGCTAACGCAATTTCTATTCTTGTTGACGAAGCCACCTTCAAGATTGAAACTGACGGCTTGAAACTGCGTGCAATGGACCCTTCACGGGTTGCCATGATTGATTTTGAATGGCCAAAAAGCATTTTTGAAGAGTACGACTGCTCTGAATCCTCTGCTATGTGCATAAACATAAGTGAGTTGCTTAAACTGCTTAAACGCGCCAGCAAAGACGAAGCCGTCGAGCTTTCCCTAGATGATAAGACGGGTCGGTTGCAAGTTAAAATCACGGGCAAATACACAAGAAAATTCAACATGCCCACGCTGGAAGCATCCGAAGAAGAGGTTCCCACCCCCAAGATAACCTTTAACGTTGTTGCCAAAACCACCACTCAGGGTCTAAGTCAAGCCATAGACGACGCAGGTCTGGTAAGTGACCACGTGCGCTTCGAAGCTGACCCAGAAAAACTGGTGCTAAGCGCTTCAGGCGACCTCATGGGCGCAACAATCACCCTGCAAAAAGGCAACGACGCCCTACTGGATTTAGACGTCAAAGAAGAATCCAAAGCCACTTTCAGTCTAAGTTACCTCTCCGAAATAATCAAAGCCGCCTCCGCCACAAGCGACATAGCCACCTTAGAATTCTCCAGCGACATGCCCGTTCGCATAGACTTCCAACAAACCATCGAAGGCAAACTAACCTTTTTCCTAGCGCCACGCATAGAAACCGAGTAG
- a CDS encoding transcription factor S produces MEFCPKCGSRLEPKKTKAGKEPSLALVCSKCGYKKPEAPQKIEPPIAKVIHHNPQQLVAVIGKEEQKLRTLPTVRIECPKCGNNTAYVWQVQTRGSDESSTQFLRCTKCNYTFREYS; encoded by the coding sequence ATGGAATTTTGTCCCAAATGTGGTTCCCGTCTTGAACCCAAGAAAACCAAGGCTGGCAAGGAACCCTCCTTAGCTCTTGTCTGCTCCAAGTGCGGATACAAAAAACCCGAAGCCCCCCAAAAAATTGAACCCCCAATAGCAAAAGTGATACATCACAACCCCCAGCAGCTTGTAGCAGTCATCGGCAAAGAAGAGCAAAAGCTACGAACCCTCCCCACCGTCAGAATTGAATGCCCCAAATGCGGAAACAACACCGCCTACGTCTGGCAAGTACAAACCCGCGGCTCAGATGAATCCTCAACCCAGTTCCTACGCTGCACAAAATGCAACTACACCTTCCGCGAATACAGCTAA
- a CDS encoding DUF99 family protein, which produces MVRRQLRVVKPEIRVVGIDDGKFTPHSNKQVRVVGVVFRGGYWLEGVMSTTITVDALDATSNISSMIVNSPYYKQLRVILLNGITFAGFNVVDIKELYEKTGVPVIAVTHKKPDLQKIRVALSNLPHSEVRWRGVLNAGELFDVRVRDAKTPLYFEVAGIPSELAKSVLKLTATRSVLPEALRVAHLVASGTSSI; this is translated from the coding sequence TTGGTTCGTAGGCAGTTGCGTGTTGTAAAGCCTGAAATCCGCGTTGTGGGCATAGATGATGGCAAGTTTACGCCGCACTCTAACAAGCAGGTTCGTGTGGTGGGTGTGGTTTTTAGGGGCGGCTACTGGCTTGAAGGCGTAATGAGCACAACCATAACTGTGGATGCTTTGGATGCTACCTCAAACATAAGCAGCATGATTGTTAATTCGCCTTACTACAAGCAACTGCGCGTTATACTGCTTAACGGCATAACATTTGCAGGGTTTAACGTTGTTGACATAAAAGAGCTCTATGAAAAAACTGGGGTGCCCGTTATTGCGGTGACGCATAAAAAGCCTGATTTGCAGAAAATCCGTGTTGCCCTATCTAATTTGCCTCACAGTGAGGTTCGCTGGCGCGGGGTTCTTAATGCTGGCGAGCTTTTTGATGTTCGGGTGCGTGATGCGAAGACGCCTTTGTATTTTGAGGTTGCAGGAATACCCTCTGAGCTTGCGAAATCGGTTTTGAAGTTGACTGCGACTCGAAGTGTGCTTCCTGAAGCTTTGCGGGTGGCTCATTTGGTGGCGTCTGGAACAAGCTCTATATAG
- a CDS encoding DNA-directed RNA polymerase subunit L, producing the protein MKINVLKQTENELKIEIKDVGHGVCNLLQKKLLEDPNVDQAGYDIPHPLASDPIIYVRMKGKAKPVDALMQAAEKAREANQEFNKALEKALAD; encoded by the coding sequence ATGAAAATTAACGTTTTAAAACAAACCGAAAACGAACTCAAAATCGAAATCAAAGATGTTGGTCATGGTGTATGCAACCTGCTGCAAAAGAAGCTGCTTGAAGACCCAAACGTTGACCAAGCAGGCTACGATATCCCCCACCCCTTAGCCTCTGACCCCATCATCTACGTTCGAATGAAAGGCAAAGCCAAACCCGTAGACGCCCTCATGCAAGCCGCAGAAAAAGCACGCGAAGCCAACCAAGAATTCAACAAAGCACTCGAAAAAGCCCTCGCCGACTAA
- a CDS encoding exosome complex RNA-binding protein Csl4, which translates to MALKSDQKSGQLVLPGERLGVIEEFIPDAGTYVKDGVIYSKIVGRALMDLLNKRVSVYPVVQGAVVPKAGVTVVGQVGNAQSDNVLVRIFEVGAKKKMSGVFSGILHVSDVSDRYVNSMSDVCKPGDIIRAKVISSKNQVYHLTTADRTLGILHAFCSNCGYLLEQQRHELHCARCGNRERRKLAPDYGSDAI; encoded by the coding sequence ATGGCTTTGAAATCTGACCAGAAAAGCGGGCAGTTGGTTCTTCCCGGTGAGCGTTTGGGTGTTATTGAAGAGTTCATTCCTGACGCTGGAACTTATGTTAAAGATGGCGTGATTTACTCTAAAATCGTTGGCAGGGCTCTTATGGACCTGTTAAACAAGCGTGTTTCTGTTTATCCTGTTGTTCAAGGCGCCGTGGTTCCCAAGGCAGGTGTAACTGTTGTTGGGCAAGTTGGTAACGCGCAATCCGACAACGTTTTGGTTCGTATTTTTGAAGTGGGCGCTAAAAAGAAAATGTCTGGCGTGTTTAGCGGCATCTTGCATGTAAGCGATGTTTCCGACCGTTACGTTAACTCCATGAGTGACGTATGCAAACCTGGCGACATCATACGTGCCAAAGTTATTAGTTCAAAAAACCAAGTCTACCACCTAACCACCGCCGACCGCACCCTTGGCATACTTCACGCGTTTTGCTCCAACTGCGGCTACTTACTTGAGCAGCAACGCCACGAACTGCACTGCGCAAGATGCGGCAACCGCGAACGACGCAAACTAGCACCTGACTACGGAAGCGACGCCATCTAA